A genomic segment from Desulfarculaceae bacterium encodes:
- a CDS encoding Tm-1-like ATP-binding domain-containing protein translates to MGTLDSKGDEHLFLKEGIERRGYRALTINVGTRTAPAFTPDLDLRPTRVESRDQAIAATIQRARHALAELFARGHIRGVISAGGGSGTHLVTSVMKVLPLGVPKVMVSTVAAHDMAQVVGTKDITMMHSVGDLLGVNSLTGLILDRAAGAICGMVARDWQGTAGKRRIGLSMFGFITPAAEAVKERLEAHGYEVIAFHANGIGGLALEELAAEGRFDAILDLAPHELADTLKDGYCRLIGPGRLEPCPGNGIPRLVVPGGLDCAVLEFTRDTVPPEYAHRKIFFYDFRSAVRLSREETLFLAKQLGDKLNRAVSPIKVLIPLGGWSAADGSGAPLHDSALSRAFIDQLRGDLRPEIAVEEVEHHINDPAFAAVAALAMIGML, encoded by the coding sequence ATGGGCACCCTTGACTCCAAGGGTGATGAACATCTTTTTTTAAAGGAGGGCATCGAGCGGAGGGGTTATCGGGCGCTGACCATCAATGTGGGCACCCGCACCGCTCCGGCCTTTACCCCGGACCTGGACCTGCGACCCACTCGGGTGGAAAGCAGGGACCAGGCCATAGCCGCCACTATCCAGCGGGCCCGCCATGCCCTGGCCGAGCTTTTCGCTCGGGGCCATATCCGCGGCGTCATCTCCGCCGGCGGGGGCAGCGGCACCCACTTGGTCACCAGCGTCATGAAGGTGCTGCCCCTGGGGGTGCCCAAGGTGATGGTGTCCACCGTGGCCGCCCATGACATGGCCCAGGTGGTGGGCACCAAAGACATCACCATGATGCACAGCGTGGGCGACCTGCTGGGGGTCAACTCCCTCACCGGTCTGATCCTGGACCGGGCCGCGGGCGCCATCTGCGGCATGGTGGCCCGGGATTGGCAGGGGACGGCGGGCAAACGGCGCATCGGCTTGAGCATGTTCGGGTTCATCACCCCAGCGGCCGAGGCAGTCAAGGAACGGCTGGAAGCCCATGGTTACGAGGTAATCGCCTTTCACGCCAACGGCATCGGCGGTTTGGCCCTGGAGGAGTTGGCCGCCGAGGGCCGCTTCGACGCCATCCTGGACCTGGCGCCCCACGAATTGGCCGACACCCTCAAGGACGGCTACTGCAGGCTCATCGGCCCGGGCCGTCTGGAGCCCTGCCCTGGGAACGGCATTCCTCGCCTAGTGGTGCCCGGCGGCCTGGACTGCGCGGTGCTGGAGTTCACCCGCGACACGGTGCCCCCTGAATACGCCCACCGCAAGATATTTTTTTATGACTTCCGCTCGGCGGTGCGTTTGAGCCGGGAGGAAACTCTCTTTCTGGCCAAGCAACTGGGAGACAAGCTCAACCGCGCCGTTTCACCGATCAAGGTGCTCATCCCCTTGGGAGGATGGTCCGCGGCCGATGGTTCCGGCGCTCCCTTGCACGACTCGGCTTTGAGCCGTGCCTTTATCGACCAATTGCGCGGAGATCTGCGTCCGGAGATCGCGGTGGAAGAGGTGGAGCATCACATCAACGACCCCGCCTTTGCCGCCGTGGCGGCGCTGGCCATGATCGGAATGCTCTAG
- the ppcB gene encoding phenylphosphate carboxylase subunit beta, whose product MKDMRDFIAACEQEGILHRIKAEVDWDLELSHIAKLNEEKSGPALLFENVKDYDTPVITSVCTTAERLAVIMGMPRSSSLVQIMEKWVEVGDDLLPPVEVDRDSAPCKQNILTGDDVDLYKFPVPKWYPLDGGRFFGTAHFIITKDPETGWVNLGTYRSQLLGKDKLGTQFIKGKHADIMLKKYQALGKPMPVASIVGCDPLLFILGAARLSAFTSEYDVAGAIRGQAVEVVPGETVDLPIPAHAEIVVEGEVDAEKFMEEGPFGEYTGYYSGVGTDPRNFIDVKCITHRDNPIMWGTTVGRAVTDTHMTMALSYGATLWQQLKAMKIPGIRSVYCPPEGSGRFLAIISVKQMYPGHADQVLTAAISTEMGAYGLKTVIVVDEDIDPWDIPRVMYALAFRFQPNRSQVIKRGRSTPLDPSLPISTRDITGRLLLDATIPYDWKDKPIPIALDPDVVKKVEARWSELGFE is encoded by the coding sequence ATGAAGGACATGAGGGATTTTATTGCCGCGTGTGAGCAGGAAGGCATCCTGCACCGAATTAAAGCCGAGGTGGATTGGGACCTTGAGCTTTCCCACATCGCCAAGCTCAACGAGGAGAAGAGCGGCCCCGCCTTGTTGTTTGAAAACGTAAAGGACTACGACACCCCGGTCATAACCAGCGTGTGCACCACCGCCGAACGGCTGGCGGTGATCATGGGCATGCCCAGGAGCTCCTCCCTGGTCCAAATCATGGAAAAATGGGTTGAGGTGGGCGATGATCTGCTGCCGCCGGTGGAGGTGGATCGAGACTCGGCCCCCTGCAAGCAGAACATCCTCACCGGCGACGATGTCGACCTGTACAAGTTCCCGGTGCCCAAGTGGTATCCCCTGGACGGCGGCCGCTTCTTCGGCACCGCCCACTTCATCATCACCAAGGATCCTGAGACGGGCTGGGTCAACCTGGGCACCTACCGCTCCCAGCTGTTGGGCAAGGACAAGCTGGGCACCCAGTTCATCAAGGGCAAGCACGCCGACATAATGCTCAAGAAGTACCAGGCCCTGGGCAAGCCCATGCCCGTGGCCTCCATCGTGGGCTGCGACCCCTTGCTGTTCATATTGGGAGCGGCCCGCCTCTCGGCCTTCACCAGCGAGTACGACGTGGCCGGCGCCATAAGGGGCCAGGCGGTGGAGGTGGTGCCTGGTGAAACGGTGGACCTGCCCATCCCGGCGCATGCCGAGATCGTGGTGGAGGGAGAGGTCGACGCCGAGAAGTTCATGGAGGAAGGGCCCTTCGGCGAGTACACCGGCTATTACTCCGGGGTGGGCACCGATCCGCGCAACTTCATCGACGTCAAATGCATCACCCACCGCGACAACCCCATCATGTGGGGAACCACCGTGGGGCGGGCGGTCACCGACACCCACATGACCATGGCCCTGTCCTATGGGGCCACCCTGTGGCAGCAGCTCAAGGCCATGAAGATACCCGGCATCCGTTCGGTCTACTGCCCGCCCGAAGGCTCGGGCCGCTTTTTGGCCATCATCTCGGTCAAGCAGATGTACCCCGGCCACGCCGACCAGGTGCTCACCGCGGCCATCTCCACGGAGATGGGGGCCTACGGCCTCAAGACCGTCATCGTGGTGGACGAGGACATCGACCCCTGGGACATCCCCCGGGTCATGTACGCCCTGGCCTTCCGTTTCCAGCCCAATCGGAGCCAGGTCATCAAGCGGGGACGCTCCACTCCTCTGGACCCCTCGCTGCCCATCAGCACCCGCGACATCACCGGCCGCCTGCTGCTGGACGCCACCATACCCTATGACTGGAAGGACAAGCCCATCCCCATCGCGCTCGACCCCGATGTGGTCAAGAAGGTCGAAGCGCGCTGGTCGGAGCTGGGATTCGAGTAA
- a CDS encoding LysR family transcriptional regulator — translation MNQLHTFFHAAQALNFSQAAEKLNVTQPAVSAQIRNLEEDLGVKLFARLGKKLVLTEPGEVLLVHARKIFKLQEEATQAIKQMRLVKKGTLKLGTARTYARTIMPPLLARFQSNYPLVNIVLIEGSSREMARRLWSLDIEVAVIAAPGRVRRVEFKSFRNEVLIPIVAPEHPLARQKNVPFKAMASQPFIMREKGSGTRKVVADLYRSHRAKPIIVFETSNAEVIKEQVAQGQGISFLTRSGTEAEIRAGRIATFTLQGEQPSLDICTAVLKGHELSRPAKAFLNLLYQDQA, via the coding sequence TTGAACCAGTTACACACTTTTTTCCACGCCGCGCAGGCCCTGAACTTCTCCCAGGCAGCGGAAAAACTTAACGTAACCCAGCCTGCGGTCAGCGCACAGATCCGCAACCTGGAAGAAGACTTAGGAGTGAAGCTTTTCGCTCGCCTGGGCAAAAAGTTGGTGCTCACCGAGCCGGGCGAGGTTTTACTGGTCCACGCCCGCAAGATATTCAAGCTGCAAGAGGAGGCCACTCAGGCCATTAAACAGATGAGATTGGTCAAAAAGGGCACCCTCAAACTGGGCACCGCCCGCACCTATGCCCGCACCATAATGCCGCCCCTTTTGGCCCGCTTCCAAAGCAACTATCCTTTGGTAAACATTGTTTTGATCGAGGGCAGTTCCCGGGAGATGGCCAGGCGCCTCTGGTCCCTGGACATCGAGGTGGCGGTGATCGCGGCTCCGGGCCGGGTGCGGCGGGTGGAGTTTAAATCCTTCCGCAACGAAGTGCTGATACCCATCGTGGCCCCCGAGCATCCCTTGGCCCGCCAAAAAAATGTTCCCTTCAAAGCCATGGCCTCCCAACCCTTCATCATGCGGGAAAAGGGCTCGGGCACCCGCAAGGTGGTGGCCGACCTTTACCGGAGCCACCGCGCGAAGCCCATCATCGTGTTTGAAACCAGCAATGCCGAGGTGATCAAGGAGCAGGTGGCCCAGGGACAGGGCATTTCCTTTTTGACCCGCTCCGGGACGGAAGCGGAGATTCGGGCCGGCCGCATAGCCACCTTTACCTTGCAGGGGGAGCAGCCCAGCCTGGATATCTGCACCGCCGTTCTAAAGGGCCACGAGTTGTCGCGGCCGGCAAAAGCCTTCTTGAATCTGCTCTATCAGGACCAGGCTTGA